AACTTCCTTATAAGCCTCCAAGACAGATACCATTACCTTAGCATCTTTATTACCTGCTGCAGCAACTTTCTGCTGTTTAGCAAGCTGTGCCTCGATGGTTTCAAGGTCTTTAAGCTGCAACTCTGTATCGATTATTTCCTTATCTTCAATTGGGTTGACAGCCATACCACCCTCACGTACCACATTATCGTCCTCGAAACAGCGGATTACATGAATGATAGCATCACACTCACGGATATTGCCAAGGAACTTATTACCCAATCCTTCACCCTTTGAAGCACCCTTAACGAGTCCTGCAATGTCGACAATCTCACAGGTAGCAGGTACGATTCGTCCTGGATGAACAATCTCAGCGAGCTTATTCAAACGCTCGTCAGGAACGGTAATTACGCCGAGGTTCGGCTCAATCGTACAGAAAGGGAAGTTAGCTGCTTGTGCTTTGGCACTGCTCAAGCAGTTGAAAAGTGTAGACTTACCTACGTTTGGCAGTCCTACTATACCACATTTTAATGCCATATCTTAAATAAACGTTTATTTCTTTTGTACAAAAATAAAGCTAACGAGCGCAAAGGAAGTTTCCTTTCTCTTTATCGTATGCTGCTTATTTTCTGCAAAATTACATAATTAATTCGATATAAGCGAGAAGAAGTGGAAATAAGGTAAGATTCAAGTCAACTCAATCTCTACTCTATTATACGATTATAGGGGCATAACGCCTGTGTTACGTTATACCCCTATAAGTATAAGGAATAGTTTTATATCGTACGTTATAAGCCCTTATTCTTTATATATAAGATAAGAACTTACCTAACTTTTTGCTATTTTATCTCTGATGTAATCGGACTATTGATACCCTTCATAGAAACAAGGAAAGCCTTTGCTGAACCAAACTTCAAACTCATATCAAGACGAACAGGGATATGGTTGCTGTCGTCCGTTACATAGAAGTTAGCAATTTCGCGCCACTTATCATCCTCATATTCATAATAGGTGAGACGCAAACAACGATACTTATGATTATTGTCGGCTTTGATATTCTCCTTACCACCATAAACTATACGAGCGGCATGGCGACTATTTCCATCTACGATAGGGAACTTCACCACCTCACCTTTCTTCCAGTTCTCTGGATTGAAACTACGTGCACGTAAGAAGATACTCATCATATCGAAACAACAATCATCGTATGTATTCTCCATCCATTGATGTTTTCCTTCGTTGTTGATTCTATGTTGGCGTAGCTTACACCTACCATTTGGATAAGTATAGAATATCTCATCCACCGTATATCGCTTTCCTTCCCTTGCTCCCTTACGGAAGTAGAGTGGCTCCATCTGCTTTGAATTATAAGTAAGTAATGTGTCACGCAATACAAAGTAATCGTCAAGCTTACCATTACCACGTGTCGTCAACGAAGCACGATAAGCCGGAATACCCTTATAAGTAGAGGAAACCGTGTACCAAGAAGCTGTACCTGCCTTTACCCAAATAAACTTCCAATTATAATAAAGGTTGTAGGTAAGATACTCTCCACTGCTAAACGCCGTGTTACGGAATGTACACTGTGCGGTGGCACTGACGGCAATCATCGCAAAGAGACAAACTATATAAATCTTCAACTTTTTCATATTCTCCGTTTTATCCGTTCAACTTTAATATTATTCTTTATTTCTCTTTTAAAAGAAAAAAGAATGTTTTAGTATGATAGGCTGTGGATTAGTGCAGAACTTTTCAGCCGTTTTCTTGGCAGAATAGTTATCAAACTTAGAGGTTACTTTATTAACAAGTTATCCTCATTTTTATTGTTTGATATTCAGGTACTATACTGAGTTATCCACATTATCCACAATTGATGCAAAGATAATAAGTTTATATCTTTTTTGATATGAAAGTTGTGTAAAACTTCTATAAAACTGCATTAATAACCTTGTGGATATCCACATAGAAGCTTCTTCTTCTATTCTTGTGTGGATATCCACAGAGTTATAAAATAGTTATCAACATAGTTTTCCACAGAGTTATCAACAGTTATTAGTTCAATATCTGTATAAGTATTATTTAGTAAATGTTTCCTTATAAAGGAATCATTCGTGTTCTACGATGTATTATAATAGTTCTAATCACTTTTTATGCCATCTTTAAGCGTTGTGCTGATGCTCCGCACATAGTGTGTTAAGGGTTAACACTAATGGTGTTATGTGTTAATTACGTTGCAATAGATTGGTAATTATAAAGCAACTTATGATTATTGAAGAGACAAAATACCAAAAGTAAAGAGAATATAGTTGATGTCTTTCATGGTTATAGTTCGTACTTTGGATAAAAAGAAATTCACAATTCAGAATTTAAATTACTATTCATAGGTATTATTATCTTCAGGATATTCCCTTCATAACACCCAAAATAAGTAATCATAATTATGAATTGTGAATTATCAATTATGAATTACCAAGGTAATTATAATTATGAATTGTGAATTATGAATTCTGAATTAAGACTTACAAGTCATCAATTAATGCTGTACTCTTGGCGTAAGCAGTACTCTTAGCTTCAAAGAAGTCGGTCTTTACCATGTTAGCATTAGAATACTGACCTACCCACTTCATGTTCTCTGGTTCTTTTTGGTTGTCGTCATAGAGGAAACCGAAGCCAAGTCCAGACCAGCGAAGATTACCCAAATAACGGATATAATCAGACACCATCTGAGCGTTAAGACCCTGCACATCATTGCCGATAACATATTGTCCCCATGCTATCTCCTGACGTACACCCTCACGCATCATATCCTCATAAACCTTTATTTTCTCTGGAGTAAACATATCAGGCTCCTCTTTCTTCAGCTCAAGAATAATGCTACGGAACAACCAGAGGTGTGTATTCTCATCTCTATTGATATAGCGAATCTCCTGTGCAGACCCCGACATCTTACCATTTCGGCTGAGATTATAGAAGAACATAAATCCGCTGTAGAAGTAAATACCTTCAAGGATGAAGTTGGCAATGAGTGTTTTCATCAAGCTGAACTTATCTCTTTTCTCATGGAACTCATTGTAACAGTCACCAATAAACTTATTACGGTTCAAGAGATGCTCATCGGTCTTCCACTGATAAAGAATGTCGTTACGCTCTTCAGGACTACAGATAGTGTCGAGCATGTAGCTATAACTCTGACTATGGATACACTCTTGGAATGCCTGAATATGCAGACAGAGGTTTACCTCATTCGCAGTGATATACTCACTAAGCGTTGGGAGGTTATTGCTCTGAAGCGAATCAAGGAAGACAAGGAAGCTCAGAATCTTATCATAGGCTGTACGTTCAGCCTTTTCAAGACGTGGATAGTCCTTAAAGTCTTGTGAAAGATTGATTTCTTCTGGAATCCAGAAGTTATTCATTGCCTGTCTGTACCAGTCACTTACCCATGAATACTTCATATTATTGAAGTCATTCAAATTAGTAGTATTGCCACCAATCATTCGTCTCAAGCGCAATTCTATATCGCCTGAAGGATTGAATAAGGTATTACGTTTTAATTGATTGTCCATCATTTCTTATTTATTTACTCTATCATTCTTCTAATATTTAGCAAGAGAGGTAATCATAATTATGAATTATGAATTGTGAATTCTGAATTATTATGATGAGCAGCTCTCACACTCTTCCACCTCTAATGACTTACTACGCACATAGTAGATAGTCTTAACACCCTCTTTCCAAGCAAGTAAGTAAAGGTCGAGTATCTGACGCATTGTGAAGTCATTGGTGATATAGAGGTTCATACTCTGTGCCTGGTCGATATGACGCTGACGTACACCAGAAGCACGAACACTCCACTTCTGATTGATAAGATAAGCACTCTTATACATCCAATAGGTCTCATCTGAAAGCTCTGGAGCAACACGTGGAAGCATACTTCCCTTCTTCTCTTCTAAGAAGAAACGCTTCATGATTGGGTCTAAGCCAGCTGTTGTACCTGCAATAATACTTGTACTGCTGGTTGGTGCGACTGCAAGAAGATAAGCATTACGCATACCCTGCAAGGCAACTGTCTTACGAACATCCTGCCATTCAGCACTGTCATAGCCACGCTTATCAAAGTAAGCACCCGTCTGCCAGTCACTTCCCTCAAAGAATTGATAGCTTCCCTTTTCCTTAGCAAGGTTTGAACTGGCAAGGATAGCTGCTCGGTTGATTGTCTCGAACACCTTATCCATAAACTCCAAATGCTCTTCACTCTCCCACTTAATGCGACGCTTAGCAAGAGCATGGTGATAACCACTAATACCTAAACCAATAGAACGATAACGCTGGTTGGTAAGCTGTGCATAAGGAACAGGATAGAAGTTAAGGTTGATAACGTTGTCGAGTGCACGAACAACGGTTGCCACCTTTTCTTTCATCTTTTCCTCATCCTCCAATGGAAGTCTACCAAGTGACAAACTTGCCAAGTTACATACGACAAACTCACCTGGACGAGTAGTTGTTACAACAACGGTGTCACCATCCTTTGTCTCTACTTCCTTAGATACTGTCTCAATAGGAGCCATGTTCTGAGCAATCTCTGTACAGAGGTTAGAGCAGTAAATCATTCCCTTATGAGCGTTAGGATTAGCTCTGTTCACCGTGTCACGGTTGAATGTAAATGGTGTTCCTGTCTCAACAGCAGAACGAAGAACCAATCTAACAATATCCTTAATGCTAATAACACGACGTGAAAGGCGCTGATCATTCACACAATCAAGATACTTACGTTCC
The Prevotella melaninogenica DNA segment above includes these coding regions:
- a CDS encoding DUF3108 domain-containing protein, which translates into the protein MKKLKIYIVCLFAMIAVSATAQCTFRNTAFSSGEYLTYNLYYNWKFIWVKAGTASWYTVSSTYKGIPAYRASLTTRGNGKLDDYFVLRDTLLTYNSKQMEPLYFRKGAREGKRYTVDEIFYTYPNGRCKLRQHRINNEGKHQWMENTYDDCCFDMMSIFLRARSFNPENWKKGEVVKFPIVDGNSRHAARIVYGGKENIKADNNHKYRCLRLTYYEYEDDKWREIANFYVTDDSNHIPVRLDMSLKFGSAKAFLVSMKGINSPITSEIK
- a CDS encoding ribonucleotide-diphosphate reductase subunit beta produces the protein MDNQLKRNTLFNPSGDIELRLRRMIGGNTTNLNDFNNMKYSWVSDWYRQAMNNFWIPEEINLSQDFKDYPRLEKAERTAYDKILSFLVFLDSLQSNNLPTLSEYITANEVNLCLHIQAFQECIHSQSYSYMLDTICSPEERNDILYQWKTDEHLLNRNKFIGDCYNEFHEKRDKFSLMKTLIANFILEGIYFYSGFMFFYNLSRNGKMSGSAQEIRYINRDENTHLWLFRSIILELKKEEPDMFTPEKIKVYEDMMREGVRQEIAWGQYVIGNDVQGLNAQMVSDYIRYLGNLRWSGLGFGFLYDDNQKEPENMKWVGQYSNANMVKTDFFEAKSTAYAKSTALIDDL